In one window of Spiroplasma corruscae DNA:
- a CDS encoding ABC transporter ATP-binding protein/permease: protein MANEKNDVMHVDETKPLIKLTNVSKKYKTRVALNNINLEINYGDRIGVIGANGGGKSTLSEIIGNIRKPTSGEVFRQENMVIGLQFQDSHYPIGITVFDMIKYYLQTFNIEMTESELTKILRTYQIESFKNKFLVNLSGGQQQRVNILLSLIHNPDLVILDEISTGLDIEVRSEIFNYIKENVVSKNKSLVLVTHMMSEIEELCNKYIYIHNGEIRDSGLVTEIVKEYGSVHNYTWKKFKEEKSEDLKKEAKNIDESRAKNNKNRFDKIINKANNKGKNLPLIVLLLKYYYKGFATPFFMFVFPIILLFLEGFAFKGQIIEPGSKDYTLLHSLVGSLSAMQIVSTGIFIIPQTILDFKNSVLMKRIGATNIKPFFFILSVVSMGVLFMLIGFLWTILWSGIMFGQEFGWNNISTPYQALEAIPFLLIILISSISLGLMLASIFKSTTVYIAISNVIYIPIAFLGGTFMPIDFIMSSDILKYATYINIFKYCLEPFNNAWSGKFIFDYKIGIFIAVSIALLATYISIASWKLRWES, encoded by the coding sequence ATGGCTAATGAAAAAAACGATGTTATGCATGTTGACGAAACAAAACCTTTAATAAAACTTACTAATGTTAGTAAAAAATATAAAACAAGAGTCGCATTAAATAATATTAACTTAGAAATTAATTATGGTGACAGAATTGGTGTGATTGGTGCGAATGGTGGCGGAAAGTCTACTTTAAGTGAGATTATCGGAAACATTAGAAAACCAACTAGTGGAGAAGTTTTTAGACAAGAAAATATGGTAATTGGATTACAATTTCAAGACTCTCATTATCCAATTGGAATAACAGTTTTTGACATGATAAAATACTATTTACAAACTTTTAATATAGAAATGACTGAGTCTGAATTAACTAAAATATTAAGAACATATCAAATTGAAAGTTTTAAAAATAAGTTCCTTGTTAACCTAAGTGGAGGTCAACAACAAAGAGTTAATATTTTATTAAGTTTAATTCACAACCCTGATTTAGTTATATTAGATGAAATTTCAACAGGTCTAGATATTGAAGTTAGAAGTGAAATATTTAATTATATTAAAGAAAATGTTGTCAGTAAAAATAAATCTTTAGTTTTAGTTACCCATATGATGAGTGAGATTGAAGAATTATGCAATAAGTATATTTATATTCATAATGGTGAAATCAGAGATAGTGGATTAGTAACAGAAATTGTTAAAGAATATGGTTCTGTACATAATTATACTTGGAAAAAATTTAAAGAAGAGAAATCAGAAGATTTAAAAAAAGAAGCTAAAAACATTGATGAAAGTAGGGCTAAAAATAATAAAAATAGATTTGATAAGATTATAAATAAAGCTAACAATAAGGGAAAAAATTTACCTTTAATAGTATTATTGTTAAAATATTATTACAAAGGATTTGCTACACCATTTTTTATGTTTGTATTCCCGATAATTTTACTGTTTTTAGAAGGTTTCGCTTTCAAAGGGCAAATAATTGAACCTGGATCTAAAGATTATACCTTATTACATAGTTTGGTTGGTTCTCTTTCGGCAATGCAAATTGTTTCTACGGGTATATTTATAATTCCTCAAACGATTCTCGATTTTAAAAATAGTGTATTAATGAAAAGAATTGGTGCAACAAACATAAAACCTTTTTTCTTTATTTTATCAGTTGTATCTATGGGTGTTTTGTTTATGCTAATTGGATTTTTATGAACAATACTGTGATCAGGAATAATGTTTGGTCAAGAATTTGGATGAAATAATATTTCAACACCCTATCAAGCTTTAGAAGCAATTCCTTTCTTATTGATAATATTAATTTCTTCAATATCTCTAGGTTTAATGTTAGCTAGTATATTTAAGTCAACAACAGTATATATCGCAATATCTAATGTAATATATATCCCAATTGCTTTTTTAGGAGGGACATTTATGCCAATAGATTTCATTATGTCTAGTGATATATTAAAATATGCGACATATATTAATATATTTAAATATTGTTTAGAACCCTTTAATAATGCTTGATCGGGTAAATTTATATTTGATTATAAAATAGGTATTTTTATAGCTGTATCAATTGCCTTATTGGCAACCTATATTTCCATAGCGTCTTGAAAACTTAGATGAGAATCATAA